A genomic region of bacterium contains the following coding sequences:
- a CDS encoding MarR family transcriptional regulator, which produces MKKKHRVSKTELLPNDEALRIDSLIMWLEKLIYKRWEEKTAKHNLTPPQNKILRLLQKEDNVPFYKLKEHLSCTKSNLTGIVEGMVKKGLVKRKVDPKIRRIVRVRLTDKGKGILKKLPSWNRIYGNSPATQLPVKDAKKLLSLLEKMYKIANEK; this is translated from the coding sequence ATGAAGAAAAAACATCGTGTATCTAAAACGGAGTTACTTCCCAATGATGAAGCATTAAGAATAGATTCCCTTATAATGTGGCTCGAAAAACTCATATATAAAAGATGGGAAGAGAAAACAGCGAAACATAACCTTACGCCTCCCCAGAATAAAATACTCAGACTCTTGCAAAAAGAAGATAATGTTCCGTTCTATAAATTGAAAGAGCATCTTTCTTGCACAAAAAGTAATCTTACCGGAATTGTTGAAGGTATGGTAAAAAAAGGATTGGTCAAGAGGAAAGTGGACCCCAAAATCAGAAGAATCGTAAGGGTTCGACTTACAGACAAAGGAAAGGGAATACTGAAAAAATTACCTTCCTGGAATAGGATATACGGGAATTCGCCTGCTACACAACTGCCGGTGAAAGATGCAAAGAAGTTGCTTAGTCTTTTAGAGAAAATGTATAAAATAGCAAACGAAAAATAA
- a CDS encoding T9SS type A sorting domain-containing protein, whose translation MKIKLPFFFLLEIILCTPVYATIPIDYPGYYTSRKINKTLDTLLLSKRHSYPAEFARTADFLTKWQVTNPADTNFGGMIEAEAGALANIIQTDNTLEAIWVWARYGQLTGDTAKFSTNIRNAKIYCDRYPPWEEEGAVEYDYYRVHNSAWALTAAEVYSETYGDSSYYGFADSCADYIMSHPLNIYHPSYKYINSFVTGWAAGNLYQYGALRNNNNWMDSAATYGERLMYWITLSTQLRLSEETWAMSSGTIVWGICNSTFREDTIRGKAWIDTNGSYVDTFQVWRDCGDGYNWDNAWNVAYCNAHYAMYEISRDTKYKNKHKFLTDVLLSYDTDFDGGITSTTQDPDTEDMCWVSSYLAKMGLNNIFETLPDTDAGIIKFVSPQNQVKYNIGDSLDIILEVSNFGLKPLNGVKIKITGCYEDSAFTDLNFTETKNIIFTKKCLSQTPDTLTLTAVTTYPGDNNLSNDTTTITFFVDVPAVSEIPNEYKTNMKITPNPFVSYATISYQLPAKTKTSLKIYDIGGRLVKTFINEEKQAGSYNFNLDAKNLPPGIYFAKLICGNRSFTQKLTLLK comes from the coding sequence GTGAAGATAAAACTGCCGTTTTTTTTCTTATTAGAAATAATCTTATGTACTCCTGTATACGCAACTATTCCGATTGATTATCCGGGATACTACACAAGTAGAAAAATCAATAAAACGTTAGATACACTTCTTCTTTCCAAGAGACACAGTTATCCTGCAGAATTTGCTCGAACTGCAGACTTTCTTACGAAATGGCAGGTCACAAATCCTGCAGATACCAATTTCGGCGGGATGATTGAAGCTGAAGCAGGAGCACTCGCAAACATTATACAGACGGATAATACGCTCGAAGCTATCTGGGTCTGGGCAAGATACGGACAACTTACGGGAGATACTGCGAAATTCAGTACTAATATCAGAAATGCAAAAATCTATTGTGATAGGTACCCGCCGTGGGAAGAAGAAGGCGCCGTGGAGTACGATTATTACCGTGTTCACAACTCTGCGTGGGCGCTCACTGCTGCGGAAGTTTATTCTGAAACCTATGGAGATTCCTCGTATTATGGATTTGCTGATTCCTGCGCTGATTATATTATGAGTCATCCGCTGAATATTTATCACCCTTCATATAAATACATTAACTCATTCGTAACGGGATGGGCAGCCGGGAACCTTTATCAATATGGGGCACTAAGAAATAATAATAATTGGATGGATAGCGCAGCAACATACGGCGAAAGACTTATGTACTGGATAACACTGAGCACACAACTGCGCTTGTCGGAAGAAACATGGGCTATGTCAAGCGGAACTATAGTTTGGGGAATATGTAATTCAACTTTTCGGGAGGATACGATACGCGGAAAAGCATGGATTGATACTAATGGAAGTTATGTTGATACTTTTCAGGTATGGCGTGATTGCGGAGACGGGTATAACTGGGATAATGCGTGGAATGTCGCATACTGCAACGCACATTACGCAATGTATGAAATATCAAGGGATACAAAATATAAAAATAAACATAAATTTCTTACGGATGTCCTTTTGTCTTATGATACTGACTTTGACGGGGGAATAACTTCTACCACACAGGATCCGGATACGGAAGATATGTGCTGGGTGAGCAGTTACCTCGCAAAAATGGGACTTAATAATATTTTTGAAACACTTCCCGATACCGATGCGGGAATAATTAAATTCGTAAGTCCGCAGAATCAGGTTAAATACAATATCGGGGATAGTTTGGATATCATACTGGAAGTATCAAACTTCGGACTTAAACCTCTTAACGGGGTAAAGATAAAAATTACGGGATGTTACGAAGATAGCGCTTTTACTGACCTCAACTTCACGGAAACAAAAAATATTATCTTTACGAAAAAGTGTTTATCTCAAACGCCGGATACTCTTACTTTAACAGCCGTAACAACATATCCGGGGGACAATAATTTAAGCAATGATACGACAACCATTACTTTTTTCGTGGATGTGCCGGCTGTTTCGGAAATCCCTAACGAATATAAAACAAATATGAAAATCACTCCCAATCCTTTTGTTTCTTATGCGACAATTTCATATCAACTGCCTGCCAAGACTAAAACCTCGTTGAAGATTTACGACATAGGAGGGAGGCTTGTAAAAACATTCATAAACGAAGAAAAACAAGCCGGGAGTTATAATTTTAATCTGGATGCAAAAAATCTACCCCCGGGTATATACTTCGCTAAACTTATCTGCGGCAATAGAAGCTTTACACAAAAACTTACCCTGCTGAAATAA
- a CDS encoding YHS domain-containing protein, with product MNKKEKEEKSPPQKQEEEDTSIRDMDPVCGTEVYKSHSLKLKYVDKNYYFCSQKCETEFLKHPVKYIYSREKRKVENRER from the coding sequence TTGAATAAAAAAGAAAAAGAAGAAAAGTCGCCGCCCCAAAAACAAGAAGAAGAGGATACATCAATAAGGGATATGGACCCTGTATGTGGAACGGAAGTATATAAGTCGCACTCTCTAAAGTTAAAATATGTTGATAAAAATTATTATTTTTGTTCACAGAAATGTGAAACTGAGTTTTTAAAACATCCAGTGAAATATATTTATAGTAGGGAAAAGAGAAAAGTGGAGAATAGAGAGCGGTGA
- a CDS encoding FlgD immunoglobulin-like domain containing protein — MSDFYNRAYNYYGIQGTPTVIYDGWAFQASPSYANSRGYFDMRKDTIPKVTISLAGTFYNSGAKTGTVKAHIVNVSGTSLTGVVHVLITETNISYSGSTYYDVARVIIPYGGTTKNLSVGASTDVSQNFTISSGWNVSNCNIVVWYQKTSGKGVQVCQGAKTSVMNVAVEENSDKNTFSVKVSPNPFTSNTNVFYSIENKEKVSVGIYDVTGKLVKQIVNGEQDAGSYTAYWNGENELGNKIGNGIYFCVVNTGSHKNVSKIMSLK, encoded by the coding sequence GTGAGCGATTTTTATAACAGGGCATATAATTATTATGGCATCCAGGGAACTCCAACGGTAATATACGATGGGTGGGCTTTCCAGGCGAGTCCAAGTTATGCTAATAGTAGAGGTTATTTTGATATGCGTAAAGACACTATACCGAAAGTAACGATAAGTTTAGCAGGGACTTTTTATAATTCAGGAGCAAAGACCGGTACGGTTAAGGCTCACATTGTGAACGTATCGGGGACTTCTCTAACGGGAGTTGTTCACGTACTGATTACCGAGACTAACATTTCGTATTCGGGGTCTACGTATTACGACGTAGCAAGAGTTATAATACCTTATGGCGGTACTACCAAGAATCTATCGGTAGGGGCTTCTACTGACGTATCACAGAATTTTACAATAAGTTCGGGCTGGAATGTCAGCAACTGTAATATAGTTGTTTGGTACCAGAAGACTTCGGGAAAAGGTGTACAAGTGTGTCAAGGTGCAAAAACCTCCGTTATGAATGTAGCTGTGGAAGAAAACTCTGACAAGAATACATTTAGCGTAAAGGTATCGCCGAATCCGTTTACTTCAAATACCAATGTTTTTTATTCAATTGAAAACAAAGAAAAAGTCAGTGTAGGTATTTATGACGTAACCGGTAAATTGGTGAAACAAATTGTGAATGGCGAACAGGATGCAGGCTCGTATACTGCATACTGGAACGGGGAAAATGAATTGGGTAATAAAATAGGAAACGGTATATATTTCTGTGTAGTAAATACCGGAAGTCACAAAAATGTTAGTAAAATAATGTCTTTGAAATAG
- a CDS encoding Omp28-related outer membrane protein, whose product MHQLAGEVGDSLAVVSYFPVSGQTFYTTEHAKRANDYGVSGTPTTVCDGIIGRTGTTYSTFRTDFNTRKVVAPQLTIDLSNSYYNSSARNGYVTAHITNVSGVSISGLLYIAITETNLSGYYDVARDLLRAAGSPVSLAAGASLDSTKYFVISSGGGWNPSNCSIVAFVQNTSTGEIYQGAKIPVTSIAAEENSNKNTFAVKVSPNPFTSNTNVFYSIENKEKVSVGIYDVTGKLVKQLVNEEQDAGSYTAYWNGKNELGNKMGTGIYFCVVNAGSHKNVSKILSIK is encoded by the coding sequence CTGCATCAATTAGCAGGAGAAGTAGGGGATTCTTTAGCTGTTGTTTCATATTTTCCCGTATCGGGTCAAACTTTTTATACAACCGAACATGCTAAAAGGGCAAATGATTATGGTGTGTCAGGCACCCCTACTACGGTGTGTGACGGTATAATAGGAAGAACCGGTACGACATACAGTACTTTTAGAACCGATTTTAATACCCGAAAGGTCGTTGCACCCCAATTAACGATAGACCTTTCTAATTCTTACTATAACTCGTCGGCAAGAAACGGGTACGTTACTGCGCATATCACAAACGTTTCCGGTGTTTCAATAAGCGGATTACTTTACATTGCAATCACCGAAACAAATCTTTCTGGTTATTATGACGTAGCAAGAGACCTGCTTCGCGCAGCCGGAAGCCCGGTATCCTTAGCCGCAGGTGCCTCTCTTGATTCGACAAAATACTTCGTAATCAGTTCGGGCGGAGGTTGGAATCCATCTAATTGCAGTATAGTTGCTTTTGTCCAGAATACTTCAACCGGAGAAATATACCAGGGAGCTAAAATACCTGTTACGAGTATAGCTGCGGAAGAAAACTCAAACAAGAATACATTTGCCGTGAAGGTATCACCGAATCCGTTTACTTCAAATACCAATGTTTTTTATTCAATCGAAAACAAAGAAAAAGTCAGTGTAGGTATTTATGACGTAACCGGTAAATTGGTGAAACAACTTGTGAATGAAGAACAGGATGCAGGCTCTTATACTGCATACTGGAACGGGAAAAATGAATTGGGGAATAAGATGGGAACCGGTATATATTTCTGTGTAGTAAATGCCGGAAGTCACAAAAATGTTAGTAAAATATTATCAATCAAATAA
- the selD gene encoding selenide, water dikinase SelD, whose product MNDDFKLTQYSKGGGUAAKLGPGVLDKALCGLIQKKNKNLIAGFENAEDAGVYKLTDDIAIVQTIDFFTPIVDDPYLFGQIAAANALSDVYAMGGKPIVAMNIVGFPVSKLDISVLKKILEGGLAKLKEAEVTLVGGHSVEDSELKYGLSVTGTIHPGKVIRNTGAKTGDGIVLTKPLGTGIISTAIKANLASNESINEIIKSMTTLNKIASEIAQETGVNACTDITGFGLIGHICEMIAGEKKVGVKLDINKIPIFNGVEEFAKMGMVPGGAYRNKEFRIKFVEMSDKIPDWKKDVLFDPQTSGGLLICVSKNKVDNMVKKMRKAGIKDVTIIGEVINKPKGKIVINPDFC is encoded by the coding sequence ATGAACGATGACTTTAAATTAACACAGTACAGCAAAGGCGGTGGCTGAGCGGCTAAATTAGGTCCAGGTGTACTGGATAAGGCATTGTGCGGGTTGATTCAGAAAAAAAATAAAAATCTTATTGCCGGTTTTGAAAACGCAGAAGATGCCGGTGTTTATAAGTTAACTGACGATATTGCTATCGTGCAGACAATAGACTTTTTTACTCCTATCGTTGATGACCCATATCTGTTTGGACAAATTGCTGCGGCTAATGCTCTTTCCGATGTTTATGCTATGGGTGGAAAACCTATTGTGGCAATGAATATTGTTGGATTCCCTGTGAGTAAATTGGACATATCCGTTCTTAAAAAGATATTGGAAGGTGGGTTGGCAAAACTTAAAGAAGCTGAAGTGACGCTTGTTGGTGGACATAGTGTTGAAGATTCGGAATTAAAATACGGACTTTCCGTTACAGGAACGATTCATCCCGGTAAAGTAATCAGAAATACGGGCGCGAAAACAGGGGATGGTATAGTGCTTACGAAACCATTAGGTACAGGAATAATCAGCACGGCAATTAAAGCTAATTTGGCGTCTAATGAAAGTATAAATGAAATAATTAAGTCAATGACTACTTTGAACAAGATTGCTTCTGAAATTGCGCAGGAAACGGGTGTGAACGCCTGCACTGATATAACGGGATTTGGTCTTATCGGGCATATTTGCGAGATGATTGCCGGAGAGAAAAAGGTTGGTGTAAAACTGGATATCAATAAAATTCCTATTTTTAACGGAGTTGAAGAATTTGCGAAAATGGGAATGGTTCCGGGGGGAGCTTATCGCAATAAAGAATTTAGAATAAAATTTGTGGAAATGTCTGATAAAATCCCCGACTGGAAAAAAGATGTTTTGTTTGACCCCCAGACTTCAGGTGGATTGTTGATATGTGTTTCTAAGAATAAAGTTGATAATATGGTTAAGAAAATGAGAAAAGCCGGGATAAAAGATGTGACTATTATTGGCGAAGTGATAAATAAACCGAAAGGGAAAATAGTAATAAATCCTGACTTTTGTTAG
- a CDS encoding AIR synthase family protein has translation MKSRLPDIGKISPEVFNELIFPRLGAGNKNILVGPQHGVDVGIVEIGTQAVAITTDPVFIVPAYGWERAAWFATHILISDVVTSGLPPVYMAIDLNLPMEINEEEIQIMWETIHQECKKFGVSVICGHTARYENCNYPMVGGATVLAIGDKDKYVTPRMAKEKDKIIITKGPAIEACGIFAAMFPKLLEKEFGSDFSKQSQELFYKMSVIKEAMAAVKVGVRDEGISSMHDATECGIWGGLYELAQASGFGIRVEKELIPMENNVKEICDYFKIDPYKSISEGTLIISCRPHKAQEVVDVLSKEGIKSAIVGELTNAKEKIILRENGKDRELEHPRVDPFWQAFYDAMKKPQ, from the coding sequence ATGAAATCAAGGCTTCCTGATATAGGCAAAATATCTCCTGAGGTTTTCAATGAACTTATATTTCCGCGTTTAGGCGCCGGCAATAAAAATATACTCGTAGGTCCGCAACATGGAGTAGACGTTGGAATCGTAGAAATCGGGACACAAGCTGTGGCGATAACTACTGACCCTGTATTTATAGTTCCTGCTTATGGCTGGGAAAGAGCGGCATGGTTTGCTACTCATATACTCATTTCCGATGTGGTAACAAGCGGATTGCCTCCCGTTTATATGGCGATAGACCTCAATTTACCTATGGAAATCAACGAAGAAGAAATACAAATAATGTGGGAGACCATTCATCAAGAATGTAAAAAATTTGGAGTAAGCGTAATTTGCGGGCATACTGCGAGGTATGAGAATTGCAATTATCCGATGGTCGGAGGAGCTACGGTTTTGGCAATAGGCGATAAAGATAAATACGTAACCCCCAGAATGGCAAAAGAGAAAGACAAAATAATTATTACAAAAGGCCCTGCAATAGAAGCTTGCGGAATATTTGCAGCTATGTTTCCTAAATTGCTTGAAAAGGAATTTGGAAGTGATTTTTCTAAACAGTCACAGGAATTGTTTTATAAAATGTCGGTAATAAAAGAAGCAATGGCTGCGGTAAAAGTTGGAGTCAGGGATGAAGGAATAAGTTCAATGCACGACGCTACGGAATGTGGAATCTGGGGCGGATTATATGAACTTGCACAGGCAAGCGGATTTGGAATAAGAGTAGAAAAAGAACTTATTCCGATGGAAAATAACGTGAAAGAAATATGCGATTATTTCAAGATTGACCCGTATAAATCTATAAGTGAAGGTACTTTGATTATCTCATGCAGACCCCATAAAGCTCAGGAAGTAGTCGATGTGTTATCAAAAGAAGGTATTAAATCGGCAATTGTCGGGGAATTAACAAATGCTAAAGAAAAAATAATATTGAGAGAAAATGGTAAAGATAGGGAATTGGAACATCCAAGAGTGGACCCGTTCTGGCAGGCTTTTTATGATGCAATGAAAAAGCCACAATAA
- a CDS encoding selenium metabolism-associated LysR family transcriptional regulator, with amino-acid sequence MIDLQQLKTFCTVVEKKSFTKAQEIVHRTQSTISSQISALERFYNTPLFDRSSREIRVTDNGKILYEYAKKIIELAEKSKNAIYSSKQTLQGELLIGASTIPGTYILPEILSIFKKKYSEVDISMQITNSKDIITKIIEHTLEIGIVGEKLNDNRLEYINIAKDRIVLVVPKNHKWVKASKIKLKDIQKESFLSREEGSGTRTALESILKTKGINKLNTSINLGSTEAIKEGVKAGLGPAFVSEWAIRDKSLKTIAVENLDIVRHFYIVFLRNSVKNNIIETFIQFIKKDYFLS; translated from the coding sequence ATGATAGATTTACAGCAGTTAAAAACCTTTTGCACGGTGGTTGAAAAAAAGAGTTTTACAAAAGCGCAGGAAATAGTCCATCGCACGCAATCCACAATAAGTTCTCAAATATCGGCATTAGAAAGATTTTACAACACGCCCTTGTTTGACCGTTCATCAAGAGAAATAAGAGTCACAGATAACGGAAAAATATTATACGAATACGCCAAAAAAATTATTGAACTTGCAGAGAAATCTAAAAATGCAATATATTCATCGAAACAGACACTACAAGGCGAATTACTTATCGGCGCCAGCACAATACCGGGAACTTACATATTACCCGAAATTTTAAGTATTTTTAAGAAAAAATATTCTGAAGTTGATATCTCTATGCAAATTACCAACAGCAAAGATATAATTACTAAAATAATTGAACATACATTGGAAATAGGGATAGTAGGAGAAAAATTAAACGATAATCGTCTTGAATACATAAATATAGCAAAAGACAGAATTGTTCTTGTTGTCCCGAAAAATCATAAATGGGTAAAAGCATCAAAAATTAAACTAAAAGACATTCAAAAAGAATCTTTTCTTTCAAGGGAAGAAGGGTCCGGCACCAGAACGGCATTGGAATCAATTCTAAAAACAAAAGGCATAAATAAATTAAACACTTCCATAAACTTAGGGAGCACCGAAGCAATAAAAGAAGGCGTAAAAGCAGGTTTGGGACCGGCTTTTGTATCAGAATGGGCAATCAGGGATAAGTCACTAAAAACAATTGCCGTTGAAAACCTTGATATCGTGCGTCACTTTTATATTGTATTCCTGAGAAACAGCGTAAAAAACAATATAATCGAAACTTTCATACAGTTTATTAAAAAAGATTATTTCCTCTCCTGA
- a CDS encoding adenylate/guanylate cyclase domain-containing protein — protein sequence MKRFLIAAALGGITFLSLNVFPYFPNWWSLCFSLIICLIGWKFIRFATVLTMSVISITIAYHSIELFLCYIVVALFFLIVTIWFSEFPEMFLLITGASFLATSVSLKTHIPLEFLIVILAPLLLKNKGPVIAGVACFWCCILGIITQQEIMGYLVVGVPVYKFYSLKELPLLFYNFSWFQAKANIFFLDDFYKIITNLGKFLLAQPLIIFQAIIWGMISYYIELFIREKKWWLDLIGVVSGAGLVVLLDLIVITIYPGKINFDLSTFLYIGVPIILVILALWKLMNWIEAHEFSLTEYDGEEVVFRDDVIPQSAAGGKNISVDKLSLEESLKMQNVLSEHIQKKFIHEVTAMDIDIVESTALKQNELHENIIFSFMEFWKFTDLIVQNNQGRLLSRAGDEAMYLFEDVNKAISGAQQLLGSMDKFNKTTNLLKLPFNVRLGLNTGKIVEDQQKGGNVVFSKITDIAGHLQKMALPGEILISGHTYDKLQNKKEFKSGKYSQRDKIEVYTLKEKSVEIDIKK from the coding sequence ATGAAACGATTCCTTATTGCTGCTGCGTTAGGAGGAATAACTTTTTTATCACTTAACGTGTTCCCGTATTTCCCAAATTGGTGGAGTCTTTGTTTTAGTTTGATAATTTGCCTGATAGGATGGAAGTTTATCCGATTTGCCACAGTGCTCACTATGAGTGTGATTAGCATAACAATCGCATATCATTCTATAGAACTTTTCTTATGCTATATAGTCGTTGCTCTCTTTTTCTTAATAGTAACGATTTGGTTTTCTGAGTTCCCGGAAATGTTTCTATTAATAACCGGGGCATCGTTTTTAGCCACTTCTGTTTCGCTTAAAACTCATATTCCTCTTGAATTTTTAATCGTAATACTTGCACCCCTGTTGTTGAAAAATAAGGGACCGGTGATAGCCGGAGTTGCATGCTTTTGGTGCTGTATTCTTGGGATAATTACACAGCAAGAGATTATGGGATATTTGGTTGTTGGGGTACCTGTTTATAAATTCTATTCCTTAAAGGAATTACCTCTTTTATTCTATAATTTCAGCTGGTTTCAAGCTAAAGCGAATATTTTCTTCTTAGATGACTTTTATAAAATAATAACAAATTTGGGAAAGTTTCTTTTAGCTCAACCACTGATAATTTTTCAGGCAATTATCTGGGGGATGATAAGCTATTATATAGAATTATTTATAAGGGAAAAAAAATGGTGGCTTGATTTAATAGGCGTAGTGTCGGGAGCAGGATTGGTTGTTTTATTAGACTTAATAGTAATAACAATTTATCCCGGGAAAATAAATTTTGATTTAAGTACATTCTTATACATAGGCGTGCCAATAATATTAGTGATTTTAGCACTATGGAAACTAATGAATTGGATAGAAGCCCACGAATTCTCTCTAACAGAATATGATGGGGAAGAAGTTGTTTTTAGGGATGACGTAATTCCACAATCTGCTGCAGGAGGAAAAAATATAAGCGTTGATAAGTTGTCGCTGGAAGAGTCTTTGAAAATGCAAAATGTTTTGAGTGAGCATATACAAAAGAAGTTTATCCACGAAGTAACGGCTATGGATATAGATATTGTAGAAAGTACAGCATTGAAACAAAATGAATTACACGAGAACATTATTTTTTCTTTTATGGAGTTCTGGAAATTTACAGACCTTATTGTCCAGAATAACCAGGGGAGACTACTAAGTCGGGCAGGTGACGAAGCAATGTACTTGTTCGAGGACGTAAATAAAGCGATTTCCGGCGCTCAGCAATTATTGGGAAGCATGGACAAGTTCAATAAAACAACAAACCTTCTGAAATTGCCGTTTAACGTTCGCTTGGGTTTGAATACGGGAAAAATCGTTGAAGACCAACAAAAAGGTGGTAATGTAGTATTCAGCAAAATAACCGATATTGCCGGGCATTTACAGAAAATGGCACTTCCGGGGGAAATACTTATTTCCGGACACACGTATGATAAACTACAAAATAAAAAAGAATTTAAATCAGGTAAATACTCACAGAGAGATAAGATAGAAGTGTATACGTTAAAAGAAAAAAGTGTGGAAATAGATATAAAGAAGTAG
- a CDS encoding class I SAM-dependent methyltransferase, with protein sequence MQKINLSQNKKKFQNLINNPIKQIDKIQIKNKLERNFWDDWSEKFYNDNSDNLASFYESYCYGINERYFVSLLDNISGKTVLEVGCGIGLFSIYCAGKKASVTGTDISMQALNISKKGSRVKNVDKLTTFAQMSAEELGFKSNTFDVIVGHGVLHHFEPHTAAREFERVLKPGGMAIFKEPFGESRSFLFLRGLMPIECRESPGGSIITTKEIKIFKKIFKKIKIRRSAYLFERLGRIQKLDKYRMLLSKWDYLLSSIFPYVSKISGKIIIVLKK encoded by the coding sequence ATGCAAAAAATAAACCTTTCTCAGAATAAGAAAAAATTCCAAAACCTTATTAATAATCCAATTAAGCAAATAGATAAAATACAGATTAAGAATAAGCTTGAAAGGAACTTCTGGGACGATTGGTCAGAAAAGTTTTATAACGATAATAGTGATAATCTTGCTTCTTTTTATGAGTCGTATTGTTATGGTATAAACGAACGGTATTTTGTTTCTTTGTTGGACAATATATCCGGTAAAACTGTTCTCGAAGTGGGGTGTGGAATAGGGTTGTTCTCCATTTATTGTGCAGGGAAAAAAGCTTCTGTTACCGGAACGGATATTTCCATGCAAGCCCTGAATATCTCTAAAAAAGGTAGTCGGGTTAAAAATGTAGATAAGCTAACTACTTTTGCACAAATGTCTGCCGAAGAACTGGGGTTCAAATCAAATACTTTTGATGTTATTGTCGGGCATGGAGTATTGCATCATTTTGAACCTCACACTGCTGCAAGGGAATTCGAGAGAGTTTTAAAACCGGGAGGTATGGCAATATTCAAAGAACCGTTTGGAGAATCTCGTAGCTTCTTATTCTTGCGTGGACTGATGCCAATTGAATGCAGAGAATCCCCGGGCGGGAGTATTATTACAACAAAAGAAATAAAAATATTCAAAAAAATATTTAAGAAAATTAAAATCCGACGCTCAGCGTATTTATTTGAAAGACTTGGTAGAATTCAAAAACTCGATAAATATAGAATGCTTCTCTCGAAATGGGATTATCTTTTATCTTCCATATTCCCTTATGTTTCTAAAATATCAGGCAAAATAATTATAGTATTGAAAAAATAA